In the Oscarella lobularis chromosome 14, ooOscLobu1.1, whole genome shotgun sequence genome, one interval contains:
- the LOC136195329 gene encoding DNA excision repair protein ERCC-5-like — MGVLGLWKILEPSAHSVDLESMQGKILSVDVSLWLHQFAHGFQDGIGPSSANGHLLGLFHRLCKLLFYRIKPVFVFDGGVPTLKRQTMAARRRLRHRAEASRQRARENLLVNYVQAKALETVTSGRGEKKSRKRKTLSLPPSRSKPRDMFELPSMPSPSNVERSDDVVDPEEIVLPEHLIHQNLMTVDVHSDDFKCLPLEIQHELIVAIQDEYKVNRLRIKPELPDVAGDFSSYQLQKLMKRGQLTQHLEKLRKLMASRESAATSGLEIENAPSDGVTTNRILSDDQTRFVLIKESGGAFGGDGEIETEPVTEGAESEGIISLVEKHGNKESIDLDDDDAEEDITTAPNESGLAHRKDDDTAVIDDDEWDENDSFVEVVCEGDNDDEPLMEPSVKPVLPPSSLFPADVFQITQLAESSKPAQLERERREDSESVTTDICEVKEADRSYIEDQNSSRSDVTPIAAVPDDETVSDSSQSIRTAEEQLPVRESDEDAEIENTLAAAREWLAEERADLVKESARQERRAAEVTNEMYSDGMELLRLFGVPYIQAPMEAEAQCAWLDFTKQTEGTITDDNDVFLFSGQTVYRNIFRQDKYAEKYVAKDIKELFGLNREKLVDLALLLGSDYTTGIQGIGHVTAMEILGLFEGKEDWLNRFRDWWHKAKESSILNTGKESGIERLMRRVHLPASFPDNAVRQAYLEPTVDESKEPFEWAMPDLEALRDYAARNFGWSKSRLDEVLLPVIQKLNSREVQPTISAYFPLARSSEKREIRSHRSKRMRQAVSRVVMSSQSDNSDSDEEEKQEKKSK, encoded by the exons ATGGGCGTCCTCGGCTTGTGGAAAATCCTTGAGCCCTCGGCACACTCCGTCGACCTCGAATCGATGCAAGGCAAAATTCTTTCTGTCG ACGTGAGCCTGTGGCTCCACCAATTTGCTCACGGCTTCCAAGACGGAATAGgaccgtcgtcggcgaacggTCACCTCCTTGGTCTCTTTCATCGGCTCTGCAAGCTCCTCTTCTACCGAATAAAGCCCGTTTTCGtgttcgacggcggcgttccGACTCTCAAGCGTCAGACAATG gcggcgcgacgacgacttcgtcatCGGGCCGAGGCGTCGCGACAGAGAGCGCGAGAGAATCTCCTGGTCAACTACGTCCAAGCGAAGGCTCTGGAAACGGTGACGTCGGGACGAGGCGAAAA AAagtcgagaaaacgaaagacgttGTCGTTGCCACCAAGTCGATCTAAACCTCGAGATATGTTCGAATTGCCGTCGATGCCGTCGCCTAGCAACGTGGAACG GTcggatgacgtcgtcgatcctgAGGAAATCGTTCTCCCCGAACATCTGATCCATCAA AATCTCATGACTGTTGATGTTCACTCGGACGATTTCAAGTGTTTGCCACTCGAAATTCAGCACGAGTTGATTGTGGCCATACAGGACGAGTACAAAGTCAATCGCTTGCGAATAAAACCAGAGCTTCCTGAC GTGGCTGGCGACTTTTCGTCGTACCAATTGCAGAAGTTGATGAAGCGGGGCCAATTGACGCAGCATCTGGAGAAATTGCGAAAATTGATGGCCTCTCGCGAGTCTGCTGCAACGTCCGGTttagaaatcgaaaacgCACCAAGCGACGGAGTGACAACTAATCGAATTCTATCCGACGATCAAACTCGATTTGTCTTGATAAAAGAAAGCGGCGGTGCATTCGGTGGTGATGGAGAAATTGAAACAGAGCCAGTGACGGAGGGCGCTGAAAGTGAAGGTATTATTAGTCTTGTGGAAAAGCACGGGAATAAGGAGAGTATTGATttggatgatgatgatgcggAGGAAGACATTACCACCGCTCCCAATGAAAGCGGATTAGCTCATAGAAAAGATGACGATACTGCTGTAATAGACGATGATGAATGGGACGAAAATGACAGTTTCGTTGAAGTGGTGTGTGagggcgacaacgacgacgagccttTGATGGAGCCTTCAGTGAAGCCAGTACTGCCGCCAAGTAGCCTTTTTCCAGCAGACGTTTTTCAGATTACTCAGCTAGCGGAGTCGTCTAAACCTGCTCagctagagagagaaaggagagaagacTCGGAGTCGGTTACTACCGACATTTGCGAAGTAAAGGAAGCAGATAGATCTTATATTGAAGACCAGAATTCAAGTCGTTCTGACGTAACGCCAATCGCGGCTGTTCCGGACGATGAGACTGTCTCTGACTCGAGTCAAAGCATTCGGACAGCTGAAGAACAATTGCCAGTACGCGAAAGCGATGAGGATGCTGAGATAGAGAAC ACTCTCGCTGCTGCTCGTGAATGGTTAGCCGAGGAGCGGGCGGACCTAGTAAAGGAGTCGGCTCGTCAAGAACGTCGAGCAGCCGAAGTGACGAACGAGATGTACTCAGACGGAATG GAATTGCTCCGACTATTTGGCGTACCGTACATTCAAGCTCCCATGGAAGCTGAAGCCCAGTGTGCCTGGCTCGATTTTACCAAGCAGACGGAGGGAACGATTaccgacgacaacgacgtctttctaTTCAGCGGTCAGACGGTGTACAGAAACATTTTTCGACAGGACAAGTACGCAGAGAAATACGTGGCAAAAGACATCAAGGAACTATTCG GTTTGAATAGAGAAAAGCTAGTCGATTTGGCTCTTTTGTTAGGCAGTGACTACACGACGGGAATTCAGG GAATTGGCCACGTCACTGCTATGGAAATTTTGGGACTttttgaaggaaaagaagactgGTTGAATCGTTTCAG GGATTGGTGGCATAAGGCCAAAGAGTCAAGTATTCTCAATACcggaaaagaaagcggaATAGAACGCTTGATG AGACGAGTTCATTTGCCTGCGTCGTTCCCAGACAACGCTGTACGCCAGGCATACCTTGAGCCaaccgtcgacgagtcgaaagAACCTTTTGAATGGGCAATGCCAGATTTAGAAGCCTTGAGGGA TTACGCTGCGAGAAACTTTGGATGGTCGAAGAGTCGCTTGGATGAAGTCCTTCTTCCTGTCATACAGAAACTAAATAGTCGCGAG GTGCAGCCTACTATTTCCGCGTACTTTCCCTTGGCCCGGTCAtcggagaagagagaaatcaGAAGCCACAGAAGCAAACGAATGCGACAGGCCGTTTCTCGTGTAGTAATGTCTTCTCAATCGGACaacagcgacagcgacgaagaagagaaacaagaaaaaaagagcaaatAG
- the LOC136195327 gene encoding cullin-4A-like isoform X2, with amino-acid sequence MFDPNSASPSPPVIGRKRKNGEEPALRQLEIPFAKKSRENARRKENERETAMSSYQNHKRNSSKSTPTKLVVKNLKLTPKIPANYYDVAWKMLSGAVRAIYSQKPIVESMEELYKAVENVCSHRMSSRLYDGLRGECESHAQEHYRAICARKAVDVVGFLKILDQCWQEHCNQMIMIRSVFLFLDRTYVMQSSGIPSIWDMGLDLFKTHVAGQLEVKKRAVDGLLHLIGNERSGENVDRGLLKSLLRMFIDLQMYSDDFETPFLVATDQLYAAEGREQMASDQFTVPDYLAHVDKRLRQESERVLHYLDQSTRPALIASVERQLLSCHLSVILDKGFRMLVEGHRLSDLSLLYHLTLRVRDGEKLCSAWASLIKRWGSAIVVNPEKDKTMVQELLDFKNKLDEILRVSFQQNEKFSNALRDSFEVFINKRLNKPAELIAKYVDGKMRSGNKEESDEDLERLLDKILVLFRFIHGKDVFEAFYKKDLAKRLLAGKSASVDSERSFLSKLKQECGAAFTSKLEGMFKDMELSKDLMVNFKQHLGHHMPNAPIDLSVSVLTMGYWPPYMPAEIHLPAEMVKLQEVFKAFYLNKYNGRKLQWQTSLGHCVVKAHFPLGKKELQVSLFQSLVLLLFNTGDGFNFGEVQQATGIEDCELRRTLQSLACGKARVLAKHPKGKEIEDDDIFRFNKEFKHKLFRIKINQIQMKETPEENASTTERVFQDRQYQIDAAIVRIMKTRRSLSHNLLITECFEQLKFPVKPSDLKKRIESLIDRDYMERDANNTQQYHYVA; translated from the exons ATGTTTGACCCGAATAGTGCGTCCCCATCGCCTCCCGTAATCGgccgaaagcgaaaaaatgGTGAAGAGCCGGCTCTCCGGCAACTAGAAATCCCCTTTGCGAAGAAATCGCGCGAGAACGCGAGACGaaaggaaaacgagcgaGAAACCGCAATGTCCTCCTACCAGAATCACAAGAGAaactcgtcgaagtcgacgccAACAAAGCTCGTCGTAAAGAACCTAAAGC TAACGCCGAAAATACCGGCGAATTACTACGACGTGGCGTGGAAGATGTTGAGCGGCGCTGTTCGAGCCATCTACTCTCAGAAACCGATCGTGGAGAGCATGGAGGAGCTCTACAAGGCCGTCGAGAACGTCTGCTCGCATCGCATGAGTTCGAGGCTTTATGACGGATTGCGAGGCGAGTGCGAAAGCCACGCCCAAGAGCACTATCGGGCCATTTGTGCCAG aaaagcTGTCGATGTTGTTggttttttgaaaattcttgATCAATGTTGGCAGGAGCATTGCAATCAGATG ATAATGATTCGCAGTGTTTTCCTCTTTTTGGATCGAACCTACGTGATGCAGTCATCAGGCATTCCCTCTATATG GGATATGGGGCTTGATCTGTTCAAGACTCACGTCGCTGGGCAACTAGAGGTGAAAAAGAGAGCAGTTGATGGCCTTCTGCACTTGATTGGCAATGAAAG GTCAGGAGAGAACGTTGACAGGGGTTTGTTAAAGAGTTTATTGCGCATGTTCATCGATCTTCAG ATGTACAGTGACGACTTTGAAACGCCTTTTCTAGTCGCCACAGATCAACTCTACGCCGCCGAAGGAAGAGAACAAATGGCCTCGGATCAATTCACT GTGCCAGACTATTTGGCTCACGTAGACAAACGGCTTAGGCAGGAAAGCGAGAGAGTTCTTCATTACCTAGATCAGTCGACGAG accGGCTTTGATTGCCAGCGTCGAGCGTCAGCTATTGAGTTGTCACTTGAGTGTGATTCTCGACAAAGGCTTTCGCATGCTCGTGGAAGGTCATCGTCTTTCGGACCTATCTCTTCTCTATCATTTGACGTTGCGCGTTCGCGATGGCGAGAAGCTCTGTTCGGCGTGGGCTTCGCTAATCAAG CGATGGGGCTCCGCTATTGTCGTTAACCCGGAAAAGGATAAGACGATGGTCCAAGAGCTCTTAGACTTCAAGAACAAATTGGACGAAATACTTCGCGTCTCGTTTCAGCAGAACGAGAAATTCTCGAACGCTCTGAGG GACTCCTTCGAAGTATTTATAAATAAAAGGCTGAATAAGCCAGCTGAATTGATCG CGAAgtacgtcgacggaaaaatGAGATCAGGGAATAAG GAGGAAAGCGATGAAGACCTCGAGCGACTCTTAGACAAAATCCTAGTCCTCTTCCGATTCATTCACG GCAAAGATGTCTTCGAAGCGTTCTACAAGAAAGACTTGGCAAAGCGACTTCTCGCAGGAAAGAGCGCGTCAGTTGATTCTGAACGATCTTTTCTCTCGAAACTGAAGCAAG AGTGTGGGGCTGCGTTTACCAGTAAACTAGAAGGCATGTTCAAGGACATGGAATTGTCCAAGGACTTAATGGTCAACTTCAAACAA CACCTCGGACATCACATGCCAAACGCGCCGATTGATTTGTCCGTTTCGGTTCTCACTATGGGATATTGGCCTCCTTATATGCCAGCTGAAATACATCTTCCAGCAGAG ATGGTCAAACTGCAGGAAGTGTTCAAGGCATTCTATCTAAACAAGTACAACGGCAGAAAATTGCAGTGGCAGACGTCGTTAGGTCATTGTGTAGTAAAGGCTCATTTTCCACTG GGCAAAAAGGAATTGCAGGTGTCCTTGTTTCAGagtctcgttcttctcctcttcaatACCGGCGACGGGTTCAATTTTGGCGAAGTGCAACAGGCGACGGGAATTGAAGACTGCGAGCTGAGACGGACCCTGCAGTCTCTCGCCTGCGGCAAAGCACGCGTTCTGGCGAAGCATCCTAAA GGAAAAGAGATTGAAGATGATGACATATTTCGCTTTAATAAGGAATTTAAGCATAAATTGTTTCGAATTAAGATCAATCAGATTCAGATGAAGGAGACG CCCGAAGAAAACGCCAGCACGACGGAGCGAGTGTTCCAAGACAGACAGTATCAG ATTGATGCTGCCATTGTTCGAATTATGAAAACAAGGCGATCGCTCTCGCATAACCTTCTCATAACAGAGTGCTTCGAACAACTCAAATTTCCCGTCAAG cCCAGTGACCTGaagaaacgaatcgaaagTCTGATTGACCGCGACTACATGGAAAGAGATGCGAACAATACCCAGCAGTATCACTACGTAGCCTAA
- the LOC136195327 gene encoding cullin-4A-like isoform X1, whose product MFDPNSASPSPPVIGRKRKNGEEPALRQLEIPFAKKSRENARRKENERETAMSSYQNHKRNSSKSTPTKLVVKNLKLTPKIPANYYDVAWKMLSGAVRAIYSQKPIVESMEELYKAVENVCSHRMSSRLYDGLRGECESHAQEHYRAICARKAVDVVGFLKILDQCWQEHCNQMIMIRSVFLFLDRTYVMQSSGIPSIWDMGLDLFKTHVAGQLEVKKRAVDGLLHLIGNERSGENVDRGLLKSLLRMFIDLQMYSDDFETPFLVATDQLYAAEGREQMASDQFTVPDYLAHVDKRLRQESERVLHYLDQSTRPALIASVERQLLSCHLSVILDKGFRMLVEGHRLSDLSLLYHLTLRVRDGEKLCSAWASLIKRWGSAIVVNPEKDKTMVQELLDFKNKLDEILRVSFQQNEKFSNALRDSFEVFINKRLNKPAELIAKYVDGKMRSGNKEESDEDLERLLDKILVLFRFIHGKDVFEAFYKKDLAKRLLAGKSASVDSERSFLSKLKQECGAAFTSKLEGMFKDMELSKDLMVNFKQVNINSRLFAFMIIWVLCMQHLGHHMPNAPIDLSVSVLTMGYWPPYMPAEIHLPAEMVKLQEVFKAFYLNKYNGRKLQWQTSLGHCVVKAHFPLGKKELQVSLFQSLVLLLFNTGDGFNFGEVQQATGIEDCELRRTLQSLACGKARVLAKHPKGKEIEDDDIFRFNKEFKHKLFRIKINQIQMKETPEENASTTERVFQDRQYQIDAAIVRIMKTRRSLSHNLLITECFEQLKFPVKPSDLKKRIESLIDRDYMERDANNTQQYHYVA is encoded by the exons ATGTTTGACCCGAATAGTGCGTCCCCATCGCCTCCCGTAATCGgccgaaagcgaaaaaatgGTGAAGAGCCGGCTCTCCGGCAACTAGAAATCCCCTTTGCGAAGAAATCGCGCGAGAACGCGAGACGaaaggaaaacgagcgaGAAACCGCAATGTCCTCCTACCAGAATCACAAGAGAaactcgtcgaagtcgacgccAACAAAGCTCGTCGTAAAGAACCTAAAGC TAACGCCGAAAATACCGGCGAATTACTACGACGTGGCGTGGAAGATGTTGAGCGGCGCTGTTCGAGCCATCTACTCTCAGAAACCGATCGTGGAGAGCATGGAGGAGCTCTACAAGGCCGTCGAGAACGTCTGCTCGCATCGCATGAGTTCGAGGCTTTATGACGGATTGCGAGGCGAGTGCGAAAGCCACGCCCAAGAGCACTATCGGGCCATTTGTGCCAG aaaagcTGTCGATGTTGTTggttttttgaaaattcttgATCAATGTTGGCAGGAGCATTGCAATCAGATG ATAATGATTCGCAGTGTTTTCCTCTTTTTGGATCGAACCTACGTGATGCAGTCATCAGGCATTCCCTCTATATG GGATATGGGGCTTGATCTGTTCAAGACTCACGTCGCTGGGCAACTAGAGGTGAAAAAGAGAGCAGTTGATGGCCTTCTGCACTTGATTGGCAATGAAAG GTCAGGAGAGAACGTTGACAGGGGTTTGTTAAAGAGTTTATTGCGCATGTTCATCGATCTTCAG ATGTACAGTGACGACTTTGAAACGCCTTTTCTAGTCGCCACAGATCAACTCTACGCCGCCGAAGGAAGAGAACAAATGGCCTCGGATCAATTCACT GTGCCAGACTATTTGGCTCACGTAGACAAACGGCTTAGGCAGGAAAGCGAGAGAGTTCTTCATTACCTAGATCAGTCGACGAG accGGCTTTGATTGCCAGCGTCGAGCGTCAGCTATTGAGTTGTCACTTGAGTGTGATTCTCGACAAAGGCTTTCGCATGCTCGTGGAAGGTCATCGTCTTTCGGACCTATCTCTTCTCTATCATTTGACGTTGCGCGTTCGCGATGGCGAGAAGCTCTGTTCGGCGTGGGCTTCGCTAATCAAG CGATGGGGCTCCGCTATTGTCGTTAACCCGGAAAAGGATAAGACGATGGTCCAAGAGCTCTTAGACTTCAAGAACAAATTGGACGAAATACTTCGCGTCTCGTTTCAGCAGAACGAGAAATTCTCGAACGCTCTGAGG GACTCCTTCGAAGTATTTATAAATAAAAGGCTGAATAAGCCAGCTGAATTGATCG CGAAgtacgtcgacggaaaaatGAGATCAGGGAATAAG GAGGAAAGCGATGAAGACCTCGAGCGACTCTTAGACAAAATCCTAGTCCTCTTCCGATTCATTCACG GCAAAGATGTCTTCGAAGCGTTCTACAAGAAAGACTTGGCAAAGCGACTTCTCGCAGGAAAGAGCGCGTCAGTTGATTCTGAACGATCTTTTCTCTCGAAACTGAAGCAAG AGTGTGGGGCTGCGTTTACCAGTAAACTAGAAGGCATGTTCAAGGACATGGAATTGTCCAAGGACTTAATGGTCAACTTCAAACAAGTGAACATAAACTCTCGTCTCTTTGCATTCATGATAATCTGGGTTCTTTGTATGCAGCACCTCGGACATCACATGCCAAACGCGCCGATTGATTTGTCCGTTTCGGTTCTCACTATGGGATATTGGCCTCCTTATATGCCAGCTGAAATACATCTTCCAGCAGAG ATGGTCAAACTGCAGGAAGTGTTCAAGGCATTCTATCTAAACAAGTACAACGGCAGAAAATTGCAGTGGCAGACGTCGTTAGGTCATTGTGTAGTAAAGGCTCATTTTCCACTG GGCAAAAAGGAATTGCAGGTGTCCTTGTTTCAGagtctcgttcttctcctcttcaatACCGGCGACGGGTTCAATTTTGGCGAAGTGCAACAGGCGACGGGAATTGAAGACTGCGAGCTGAGACGGACCCTGCAGTCTCTCGCCTGCGGCAAAGCACGCGTTCTGGCGAAGCATCCTAAA GGAAAAGAGATTGAAGATGATGACATATTTCGCTTTAATAAGGAATTTAAGCATAAATTGTTTCGAATTAAGATCAATCAGATTCAGATGAAGGAGACG CCCGAAGAAAACGCCAGCACGACGGAGCGAGTGTTCCAAGACAGACAGTATCAG ATTGATGCTGCCATTGTTCGAATTATGAAAACAAGGCGATCGCTCTCGCATAACCTTCTCATAACAGAGTGCTTCGAACAACTCAAATTTCCCGTCAAG cCCAGTGACCTGaagaaacgaatcgaaagTCTGATTGACCGCGACTACATGGAAAGAGATGCGAACAATACCCAGCAGTATCACTACGTAGCCTAA